The window TTCATCGCCTGGTTACATAAAAAGTTTGTTCAACCGGTTCTGCAGATTGATATAAAGGTGCTGTTACCCTCCCCCATTGATAAGCTACAACTTTAATCTTTACGGGGTATTTACTTTTGACAGGGATAGGTGTAAATTTAATGACACTATTTTTCACATATGCCGGCCCCGAAATAATATAATAATCCACAGGTAATGCCGAATCTGACGTGGCATGTAAAGCAAGTTCTTTGGTGCCATATTTAACATCTTGTATCTTTTGAAATGTTATTTTCTGGGGTTTACCAGTTGTTAATTTAGCTGGGATAGCCATCTTACCAGGTTGTACCGCATGCCGATATTCGGCATCGCCTGCATTTTCTTCCTGTATCCAAAGATCACCTCCCATGCCCGACCGGTCAAATTGTAATCTGAATGAAGAGGCGCCTGTTTGTATTGCCGGACCAGTGATTACCCTAAAACTAATGGCGCCTGCCGCATGCCCCAATTTTTGGCCACCGCCAATAAGTTCCGGCGGCATTTCTGATAAAAAACCTCCTTTTAGCTGGAATGAAACACCATCCTGTCCTGGTTCAAATCCCAAGGCCGCAAAACCCAATTTAGCAACCGGCAATAGCTGATCATCTTGTATAAAAGTAATCATTTGCCTTTTGCGCTTTACACGGTCGCCTTCAAATCTCATAGCTGCCACTGCTGTTTCCTGATCAAAAAACCAATATGCATTGGCGCTATTTCCCTTAAATGATTTATAAGGGGCAGGTAAAAACTCATCCTTTTCCATACCGCCGGTACCTGTTAACCATCCCGATGATCTTTCAATAGGGTTTAAAGCCGACTGTCCGGGTTGCGGCAAACGGTACTGACATGCTTTACGGATATACAACGCGATAAACTTTGCCAGGCGTGCCGACCAGTCAAAATGCCCGCCACCCGGATCAGTTACTACGCCAACCAAATTATCTGAATCCTGGCTGCGCAAGGCTAAAGCGGTTTGCTTTACCACAGGCCAGTAAAAGTCACGATCTCCTGGCTTCGTAGCGGGGTCGGGCACACGGTATTGCGGCCATTCGGTAGTTTCTCCCACTACGTAACAAAGCGGGATACCGCTAAATTTCAGGGAATCCGGAAGCGGTATGGTTTTTACGGGGATGCATGCAATGGTACGTTCAGGCAAAGCATTCGCAAAGGTCCAGGCAAAATGCCCGTTAGCCGAGTGTCCCATGGGTATAACCGGGGCCGTTTTTAATTCCAGATAACCCGATTGCAGGGCCAGGTCATCCATCATTTGCTGAAAAATATTTTCCATTCCGGGTTTCATATCAGCAGTTAAAGATTGATCCCCCCTTTGTGCAGGCCCAATCCAAATGATACCCAAACCTATCTCAGCAGCCGTGCGCCGGATGAACGGATCCTCCAGCCAGTTACGTTCCAGCAAATTAGCAAGGGATACAATTACACCGTTAAGCTGTTTACAATTTGGTGGTATCCATAAATAAGCATTCCGGGTACCAACCTTTACACTATACTGGTAAACGTGATCTTCAGGCCTATACTGCGCTTTACAATTGCTAACCAAAACAAAAACAGCCAGCAACAACAGGGTGATATTACGGATCATGGAGCTTACAATTAATTTCTATTATTTTTTAACCAGGATTTGATTTATGGAGTTATCCTAAACCAGTCAAAATCGGCATAACCTCCCATGCGTACATCAGGCTTGCTGATACAAAATAACCCCACCTTGGCTCCTATCCATTTATCGGACTGCGCAGAAAACGGCTGTCCAATATCCTTAAAATTTATCCCATCTTCGCTATAACTAAAACTACACCGGGCATCGGGCGAACTCACATGCACCCGGAAGTAAACTGCGGATTGATTGATCCTATCCTCAGCCAAAACCTCCTCCAAATTGCCATTTAATGATCCCCTACAGATGATCTGGTTTACTTTAAACCCTTTTTCATCTTTAGAAACACACAGGTACGAATAGTCATTCCCCATAATAAGCAAGCCTGTCTTCTTACCTTGCCATATTCCCCATTCCACTTGATAGTCTACTTTGGTGGTTGCCGTAAAATCAGCGGCCGGGAACTTTTGCAGCAGCAGATTGGGAACAGGCCAAAGGTTTGAGGCATCCTGATCTGTTGGATAAGCAAACAACCGTAAATAACCCGAGCCGGGAATCAGCGCGCTCCATTGAATTTTGGGGTTGGCGTGCCATTGCCATTGTAAACCGGGCTTATCAGCATTAAACTCGTCACTTTCAGCAGGAGTTGCCATCGGATAGCGTTTACCCACATCGGGCTTTTTGAAAACAGATACCGGTTCTCCTTTTCCATCGCCATCATCATCTTTTCCAATCGCCGGCCAATTATTTACCCATTTAACAGGCTCCAGATGCAAAACTCTGCCATAAGGTCCTTTATCCTGAAAGTGAATAAACCAGGGCTCACCGGTTTGTGTCTCTACCAGCGCACCCTGGTGTGGACCATTTACAACCGTTCCGCCCTGATCCATCACTACTTTGCTTTCATACGGGCCGTATAAATGCTTTGAGCGCAAGGCAAGCTGCCAGCCGGTAGCCACACCACCCGCTGGCGCCAGTATGTAATAATAACCGTTGCGCTTATAAAATTTAGGGCCCTCTATGGTATGGTTATCACCGTGTCCATCATAAACATGTTTACCATCATCGGTAACGCCAGTGCCTGCCGCATTTAACCGAAAGACGGTCAGCAAACTATTAACCCCGGCACGACTGCCCGCCCAGGCAACTGCCAGATAGCCTTTACCATCATCATCCCAAAAAGGACAAGGGTCAATAATTCCCTTGCCAGGCAGTACCAATAGGGGTTTACTCCACTCACCAGCCGGATTTTTGGCTTTCACCATATAAATACCATAATCAGGATCGGGGTAGTATATATAAAATTCGCCCTTGTGAAAACGGATGGCGGGAGCCCAAACGCCCTTGCCATGCTGTGGCTTATCATAAACAGCTTCCGGGATTTGCCTTGTCAGCGCATAATTAATCAGCGTCCAGTTAACCAGGTCTTTGGAATGCAAAATGGGCAAACCGGGCATACAATTAAAACTCGATGAAACCAGGTAATAATCGTCTTTAACACGTATGGCATCAGGATCTGAATAATCTGCATAAAGAACAGGATTTTTATAGGTACCGTTTCCCTGATCTGATACCCATGTTTTTGAAAGGGGATTTATTTGCGCTATTGCATTAAACGTAATCGTTATGACGCCTAATAGCGCAACAAAAAAAACCACCATCTTATTGTTCATAGCCAAATATAGTTCGAAATTAGTGTAAATGAAGGGTTCACATGGGGGAGCAACCGGTCAAACAAGGGGGATAAGAAGCGAGGTTGGCAAGAATTCAGCAATCTTTGTTCAAAAAGATGAAAAATCTTAAGCCCTCTATGGTATAAACAACACCCGGGAGCTTTTTTTGATTTCCCCTTCGCTTTATTTACTATGAGAGATGTATTGCAGGGCAATTTAATATCTGATGTAACTTATTTCAACCGCCCGATATTGGCTATTACGCAGGTATTAAGCCATTAGCGGTATGTTGTGCTATTCCTGCCATAATTCTGTGTCTTTCCTTTATCTTCGCACAATTCAATATTTGCATACTGTGATTAATGTCAACAACATCTCCGTTTCATTTGGCGGAACCACCTTATTCAGTGACGTAACCTTCTCCATAAACGAGAACGATAAGATTGCCCTGATGGGTAAAAACGGCGCGGGCAAGTCTACCATCCTCAAGATCATTGCCGGCGCGGCCAAACCTACTACCGGCAATGTAACCGGTCCGAAAGACGCGGTAATAGCATATTTGCCCCAGCATTTGCTCACTCACGATAATGTTACCGTTTTTGAAGAAACGATGAAAGCTTTTGAAGAGGCCAATCAGATGCAAAAAGAGCTCGATGAGTTGAATGAGCAGCTTACTATCCGTACCGATTACGATAGCGATGATTACATGAAACTGATTGAACGGGTATCGGAGCTGAGCGAGAAATTTTATTCGCAGGAAGAGGTTAACTATGATGCCGAGGTTGAAAAGGTGTTGAAAGGCTTAGGCTTTGAGCGCAAAGATTTTACCCGCCAAACTGCCGAGTTCTCGGGCGGTTGGCGCATGCGTATCGAACTGGCTAAAATCCTGTTAAAGAAACCGGACCTGATCTTGCTTGATGAGCCTACAAACCATATGGATATTGACAGTATACAATGGCTGGAGGATTTCCTGATCAATTCGGCAAAAGCAGTCATGGTGATATCGCACGACCGTGCTTTTGTAGATAATGTTTCCAACCGTACCATCGAGGTGACGATGGGTAGAATATACGATTATAAGGCCAAATACAGCCATTACCTGCAGTTACGCGCCGACCGCCGGGTGCACCAATTAAAAGCCTACGAGGAACAACAGCGCTTTATTGCCGATAACCAGGAATTTATAGACCGGTTCAGAGGTACCTACTCCAAAACATTGCAGGTACAATCACGCGTAAAAATGCTCGAAAAGCTGGAGATCATCGAGATTGACGAGGTAGATACGTCGGCCTTACGATTGAAGTTTCCGCCATCGCCCCGTTCCGGTCAGTATCCGGTGATGGTTGAAGAGCTGACAAAAACCTATGGAGATCATGTAGTGTTCCAAAAAGCAGCAATGGTGATTGAGCGGGGTGAAAAAGTAGCTTTTGTAGGGAAAAATGGTGAAGGCAAGTCGACTATGATCAAAGCCATCATGGGCGAGATTGATTTTGAAGGAACTTTAAAAGTAGGTCACAACGCTAAGATAGGGTACTTCGCCCAAAACCAGGCGTCGTTGTTAGACGAGAGCTTAACGGTATTTGAAACCATCGACCAGATTCCCTTAAGTGATGGCACAATAAAGATCAAAGATTTGTTGGGTGCATTTATGTTCAGCGGTGATGATACCACCAAAAAAGTAAAAGTACTTTCGGGTGGCGAGAAAACGCGCCTGGCCATGATCAAGTTACTTTTAGAACCGGTAAACGTATTGATCCTGGATGAGCCAACTAACCATTTGGATATGAAAACCAAGGATATTATCAAAGACGCCCTGAGGGATTTTGATGGAACCCTGATTTTGGTATCCCATGACCGGGATTTCCTGGACGGGCTGGTGAAAAAGGTATTTGAGTTTGGGAATAAACGCGTCCGTGAGCATTTCGAGGACATCAAGGGATTTTTAGCCTACAAAAAAATGGATAGCTT is drawn from Mucilaginibacter ginsenosidivorax and contains these coding sequences:
- a CDS encoding alpha/beta hydrolase family protein, with the protein product MIRNITLLLLAVFVLVSNCKAQYRPEDHVYQYSVKVGTRNAYLWIPPNCKQLNGVIVSLANLLERNWLEDPFIRRTAAEIGLGIIWIGPAQRGDQSLTADMKPGMENIFQQMMDDLALQSGYLELKTAPVIPMGHSANGHFAWTFANALPERTIACIPVKTIPLPDSLKFSGIPLCYVVGETTEWPQYRVPDPATKPGDRDFYWPVVKQTALALRSQDSDNLVGVVTDPGGGHFDWSARLAKFIALYIRKACQYRLPQPGQSALNPIERSSGWLTGTGGMEKDEFLPAPYKSFKGNSANAYWFFDQETAVAAMRFEGDRVKRKRQMITFIQDDQLLPVAKLGFAALGFEPGQDGVSFQLKGGFLSEMPPELIGGGQKLGHAAGAISFRVITGPAIQTGASSFRLQFDRSGMGGDLWIQEENAGDAEYRHAVQPGKMAIPAKLTTGKPQKITFQKIQDVKYGTKELALHATSDSALPVDYYIISGPAYVKNSVIKFTPIPVKSKYPVKIKVVAYQWGRVTAPLYQSAEPVEQTFYVTRR
- a CDS encoding glycoside hydrolase family 43 protein; translation: MNNKMVVFFVALLGVITITFNAIAQINPLSKTWVSDQGNGTYKNPVLYADYSDPDAIRVKDDYYLVSSSFNCMPGLPILHSKDLVNWTLINYALTRQIPEAVYDKPQHGKGVWAPAIRFHKGEFYIYYPDPDYGIYMVKAKNPAGEWSKPLLVLPGKGIIDPCPFWDDDGKGYLAVAWAGSRAGVNSLLTVFRLNAAGTGVTDDGKHVYDGHGDNHTIEGPKFYKRNGYYYILAPAGGVATGWQLALRSKHLYGPYESKVVMDQGGTVVNGPHQGALVETQTGEPWFIHFQDKGPYGRVLHLEPVKWVNNWPAIGKDDDGDGKGEPVSVFKKPDVGKRYPMATPAESDEFNADKPGLQWQWHANPKIQWSALIPGSGYLRLFAYPTDQDASNLWPVPNLLLQKFPAADFTATTKVDYQVEWGIWQGKKTGLLIMGNDYSYLCVSKDEKGFKVNQIICRGSLNGNLEEVLAEDRINQSAVYFRVHVSSPDARCSFSYSEDGINFKDIGQPFSAQSDKWIGAKVGLFCISKPDVRMGGYADFDWFRITP
- a CDS encoding ABC-F family ATP-binding cassette domain-containing protein, producing the protein MINVNNISVSFGGTTLFSDVTFSINENDKIALMGKNGAGKSTILKIIAGAAKPTTGNVTGPKDAVIAYLPQHLLTHDNVTVFEETMKAFEEANQMQKELDELNEQLTIRTDYDSDDYMKLIERVSELSEKFYSQEEVNYDAEVEKVLKGLGFERKDFTRQTAEFSGGWRMRIELAKILLKKPDLILLDEPTNHMDIDSIQWLEDFLINSAKAVMVISHDRAFVDNVSNRTIEVTMGRIYDYKAKYSHYLQLRADRRVHQLKAYEEQQRFIADNQEFIDRFRGTYSKTLQVQSRVKMLEKLEIIEIDEVDTSALRLKFPPSPRSGQYPVMVEELTKTYGDHVVFQKAAMVIERGEKVAFVGKNGEGKSTMIKAIMGEIDFEGTLKVGHNAKIGYFAQNQASLLDESLTVFETIDQIPLSDGTIKIKDLLGAFMFSGDDTTKKVKVLSGGEKTRLAMIKLLLEPVNVLILDEPTNHLDMKTKDIIKDALRDFDGTLILVSHDRDFLDGLVKKVFEFGNKRVREHFEDIKGFLAYKKMDSLKQIEQS